One segment of Streptomyces roseifaciens DNA contains the following:
- a CDS encoding sensor histidine kinase, translated as MHRLYDFLRRHPTGVDSFWAFLLFGISMLAAAEEHGVSGTQQAVNVVTVVTLSLVIALRRRAPVPMLFLAIASGLAQIAADVQGTIADIAMLAIVYTVASGHVRWASRVALAGGLAAPVLFLIRWPVVDRGIGGTLIALAFLTAPFVLAWVLGDSMRTRRAYWAQLEERATRLEKDREQQARMAVTAERARIARELHDVVAHNVSVMVVQADGAAYVLDASPEQAKQALETISGTGRQALAEMRRLLGVLRTEEGTTEGGDYVPQPDVEQIGDLVEQVRDAGLPVEYEVEGAARPLPSGVELTAYRIVQEALTNTRKHGGPEAGASVRLTYFDDGLGLLVEDDGRGAQHELYEAGGADGMGHGLIGMRERVGMVGGTLDAGPRPGGGFRISVLLPVKPGGR; from the coding sequence GTGCACCGCCTCTACGACTTTCTCCGCAGGCACCCGACGGGTGTGGACAGCTTCTGGGCCTTCCTGCTGTTCGGGATCAGCATGCTCGCCGCCGCCGAGGAACACGGCGTGTCGGGGACCCAGCAGGCCGTGAACGTCGTCACGGTGGTGACCCTCAGCCTCGTGATCGCCCTGCGCCGCCGCGCCCCCGTGCCGATGCTGTTCCTGGCGATCGCCAGCGGCCTCGCCCAGATCGCGGCCGACGTCCAGGGCACGATCGCCGACATCGCGATGCTCGCGATCGTGTACACCGTCGCCTCCGGCCACGTCCGCTGGGCGTCGAGGGTGGCCCTGGCCGGCGGGCTGGCCGCGCCGGTGCTCTTCCTGATCCGGTGGCCGGTCGTCGACCGCGGGATCGGCGGCACGCTCATCGCCCTGGCCTTCCTCACCGCCCCCTTCGTCCTCGCCTGGGTGCTCGGCGACTCCATGCGCACCCGCCGCGCGTACTGGGCCCAGCTGGAGGAGCGCGCCACCCGCCTGGAGAAGGACCGCGAGCAGCAGGCGCGGATGGCCGTGACGGCCGAGCGGGCGCGCATCGCCCGCGAGCTGCACGACGTCGTCGCGCACAACGTCTCGGTGATGGTCGTCCAGGCCGACGGCGCCGCGTACGTCCTCGACGCCTCGCCCGAGCAGGCCAAGCAGGCCCTGGAGACGATCTCCGGCACGGGCCGCCAGGCGCTGGCCGAGATGCGCCGCCTGCTGGGCGTCCTGCGCACCGAGGAGGGCACCACCGAGGGCGGGGACTACGTGCCGCAGCCCGACGTCGAGCAGATCGGCGATCTGGTCGAGCAGGTGCGCGACGCGGGCCTGCCCGTGGAGTACGAGGTCGAGGGCGCGGCCCGCCCGCTGCCCAGCGGCGTGGAGCTGACCGCCTACCGCATCGTGCAGGAAGCCCTGACCAACACCCGCAAGCACGGCGGCCCGGAGGCCGGTGCGAGCGTCCGCCTGACGTACTTCGACGACGGGCTCGGCCTGCTCGTCGAGGACGACGGCCGGGGCGCGCAGCACGAGCTGTACGAGGCGGGCGGCGCCGACGGCATGGGCCACGGCCTGATCGGGATGCGCGAGCGCGTCGGCATGGTCGGGGGCACGCTGGACGCGGGCCCGCGGCCCGGCGGCGGGTTCCGGATCAGCGTGCTGCTGCCGGTGAAGCCGGGCGGTCGCTGA
- a CDS encoding response regulator, which yields MSIRVMLVDDQVLLRTGFRMVLAAQPDMEVVAEAGDGAEALEVLAGTEVDVVLMDVRMPRLDGVEATRRICAQEDPPKVLILTTFDLDEYAFSALKVGASGFMLKDVPPAELLGAIRAVHSGDAVVAPSTTRRLLDRFTPMLPSTTKEPAGTELGRLTEREREVMLLVAQGLSNGEIAARLVLSEATVKTHVGRILTKLGLRDRVQVVVLAYESGLVRAGGGTPQR from the coding sequence ATGTCCATCCGGGTGATGCTCGTCGACGACCAGGTACTCCTGCGCACCGGCTTCCGCATGGTGCTGGCCGCCCAGCCCGACATGGAGGTCGTCGCCGAGGCCGGGGACGGCGCGGAGGCCCTGGAGGTGCTGGCCGGCACCGAGGTGGACGTCGTCCTGATGGACGTCCGCATGCCGCGGCTCGACGGCGTGGAGGCGACGCGCCGGATCTGCGCCCAGGAGGATCCTCCGAAGGTGCTCATCCTGACCACCTTCGACCTGGACGAGTACGCGTTCTCGGCGCTCAAGGTCGGCGCGAGCGGCTTCATGCTCAAGGACGTGCCGCCGGCCGAGCTGCTCGGGGCGATCCGTGCCGTGCACAGCGGTGACGCGGTGGTCGCGCCCAGCACCACCCGCCGCCTGCTGGATCGTTTCACCCCGATGCTGCCGAGCACGACGAAGGAGCCGGCCGGCACGGAGCTGGGGCGCCTGACCGAGCGGGAGCGCGAGGTCATGCTGCTGGTGGCGCAGGGCCTGTCCAACGGCGAGATCGCGGCGCGGCTCGTGCTCTCGGAGGCCACGGTCAAGACGCACGTGGGGCGCATCCTGACCAAGCTGGGGCTGCGCGACCGGGTGCAGGTGGTGGTGCTGGCCTACGAGAGCGGTCTCGTGCGGGCCGGGGGCGGGACGCCGCAGAGGTAG
- a CDS encoding DUF5937 family protein produces MSVEIDITGLPHERILFNPSPLAELGAMLHVLAEPGHHPGLHGWATATASGLRPDLADRLTEADFLWRSARSDLLLPAVPRATLAEELDDLDRMDDEKFVAAAFEVTCSSERPEPSPLVDAGQRVRVRELSAARGPRQAQFTDRMLEDPPALRAWLRRLLEDCEEAFFADNWQRVRVQLSTDARHKADLLRRKGLAEAMAAVSTAVSLRAGGTRIVLDKLQNGRATAHGDGLTFIPTAFGWPHLIVLNRPGWQPMVQYPVATPELPKGTALQLVQHRMEALAHPVRMRLCRTLARGPHTTSELATVFGLTPPEVSRHIAVMKKAGLLTTRRRGRYVLHQLDLPVVARLGSDFLETVLR; encoded by the coding sequence ATGAGCGTGGAGATCGACATCACCGGGCTGCCTCACGAGCGCATCCTTTTCAACCCGTCGCCGCTGGCGGAACTCGGTGCGATGCTGCACGTCCTGGCGGAGCCCGGCCACCACCCCGGGCTGCACGGCTGGGCCACCGCGACCGCCTCCGGGCTCCGGCCCGACCTCGCCGACCGGCTGACCGAGGCCGACTTCCTGTGGCGCTCCGCCCGCTCCGACCTGCTGCTGCCCGCCGTACCCCGGGCCACGCTCGCCGAGGAGCTCGACGACCTCGACCGCATGGACGACGAGAAGTTCGTGGCCGCGGCCTTCGAGGTCACCTGCAGCTCCGAGCGGCCCGAGCCCTCCCCGCTGGTCGACGCCGGGCAGCGGGTACGGGTGCGCGAGCTGTCCGCCGCCCGGGGCCCGCGGCAGGCGCAGTTCACCGACCGCATGCTGGAGGACCCGCCCGCGCTGCGCGCCTGGCTGCGCAGGCTCCTGGAGGACTGCGAGGAAGCCTTCTTCGCCGACAACTGGCAGCGCGTACGGGTGCAGCTCTCCACGGACGCCCGGCACAAGGCGGACCTGCTGCGGCGCAAGGGGCTCGCCGAGGCCATGGCCGCGGTCTCCACGGCCGTCTCCCTGAGGGCGGGCGGCACGCGGATCGTCCTCGACAAGCTGCAGAACGGCCGGGCGACGGCCCACGGGGACGGGCTCACGTTCATACCGACCGCGTTCGGATGGCCCCACCTCATCGTGCTGAACCGGCCCGGCTGGCAGCCGATGGTGCAGTACCCCGTGGCCACGCCCGAGCTCCCCAAGGGCACGGCCCTGCAGCTGGTGCAGCACCGGATGGAGGCGCTCGCGCACCCCGTCCGGATGCGGCTGTGCCGCACGCTGGCCCGCGGCCCGCACACCACCAGCGAGCTGGCCACCGTCTTCGGCCTGACACCGCCCGAGGTCTCCCGGCACATAGCCGTGATGAAGAAGGCGGGCCTGCTGACCACCCGCCGCCGCGGCCGCTACGTCCTCCACCAGCTGGACCTGCCGGTGGTGGCCCGCCTGGGAAGCGACTTCCTGGAGACGGTCCTGAGGTAG